From Prochlorococcus sp. MIT 1223, the proteins below share one genomic window:
- the uvrC gene encoding excinuclease ABC subunit UvrC, whose translation MDIKDDLQPLILDKKRLDVCISNIPNQPGCYLMLDNDERILYVGKSKHLIKRVKSYFNRLNDHTPRILLMVKQIYDIQFIVTDNETEALTLESNLIKSNKPYFNVLLKDDKKYPYVCITWSEIYPRIYITRKRRNRNIGDKYYGPFVDVTLLRNTLALIKNIFPLRQRPLPMYKDRTCLNYSIKRCPGVCQGKIMPEEYNLTLKKVEMILQGRSTELEQILISKMNEFSRRLEYESALLIRDQLKSIKNIGETQKMTLPDSSISRDVISIASDSENNSIQFFQMRSGKLVGRLGYISKNTNESSETILQKTIEEHYSQTDAVEIPLEILTQYEIPQEKLLSEWLSTLKGRKVKIRNPKRSNKAKIIDLVYKNARYELERIQRGREKHLTSLEDLAELLELSLVPRRIEGYDISHIQGSDPVGSQVVFIDGLPAKQHYRKYKIQSDFVSIGNSNDYESIRELIRRRFRRWSKFKADGFNIQDIVGMKASVLDSPSAGDWPDLVMIDGGKGQLSAAIDALTELNLHEDINICSLAKKREEVFIPYRKSPVNTSKDTPALLVLRRLRNEAHRFAVTFHKQQRSKRMTRSELNNIPGVGPKRIKQLLAYFKSVEAIQMAKIKDLNSVPGLGDSVACSIWDYFNKE comes from the coding sequence GTGGATATAAAGGATGATTTACAACCTCTTATCTTAGATAAGAAAAGACTAGATGTTTGTATAAGTAACATACCAAATCAACCAGGTTGTTATTTGATGCTCGATAATGATGAAAGAATCCTATATGTTGGAAAATCTAAACATCTAATAAAAAGAGTTAAAAGTTACTTTAATAGATTAAATGACCATACACCAAGAATATTATTAATGGTTAAACAAATATATGACATACAATTTATTGTTACTGATAATGAAACAGAGGCACTTACTCTAGAGTCGAATCTCATCAAGTCAAATAAGCCATACTTTAATGTATTACTTAAGGATGATAAGAAATATCCATATGTTTGTATTACATGGAGCGAAATCTATCCAAGAATTTATATAACTAGGAAACGAAGGAATCGTAATATTGGAGATAAATATTATGGGCCATTCGTTGACGTAACACTATTGAGAAATACATTAGCATTAATTAAAAATATTTTTCCTTTACGACAAAGACCTTTGCCTATGTACAAAGACAGGACATGCTTAAATTATTCAATCAAGAGATGTCCAGGAGTATGTCAAGGGAAGATAATGCCGGAAGAATATAATTTAACACTTAAGAAGGTAGAAATGATCCTTCAGGGACGCTCTACAGAATTAGAGCAAATTCTAATTAGTAAAATGAATGAATTTTCAAGAAGACTGGAATATGAGTCAGCCTTGTTAATAAGAGATCAATTGAAATCAATAAAAAATATTGGTGAAACTCAAAAAATGACACTTCCCGATTCTTCTATAAGTAGAGATGTTATTTCAATTGCTTCTGACTCAGAAAATAATAGTATTCAGTTCTTTCAAATGCGTTCAGGAAAATTAGTGGGAAGGTTAGGGTATATTTCGAAGAACACAAATGAAAGTAGTGAGACTATCTTACAGAAAACAATTGAAGAGCATTATAGTCAAACTGATGCAGTTGAAATACCATTAGAAATCTTAACTCAATACGAAATACCGCAAGAAAAATTACTATCTGAGTGGCTTTCTACATTGAAGGGTAGAAAGGTTAAAATTAGAAACCCTAAAAGAAGTAATAAGGCTAAAATTATTGACTTGGTATATAAAAATGCAAGATATGAATTAGAGCGTATTCAAAGAGGGCGAGAAAAACATTTAACCTCCCTTGAGGATCTCGCAGAATTATTAGAACTATCCTTAGTACCAAGAAGGATAGAGGGATATGACATAAGTCATATTCAAGGAAGTGATCCTGTTGGATCACAAGTTGTTTTTATAGATGGATTACCAGCTAAACAACATTATAGAAAGTATAAGATTCAAAGTGATTTTGTTAGTATTGGAAATAGTAATGATTATGAGTCTATAAGGGAATTAATTAGGCGCCGATTTAGAAGATGGTCAAAGTTTAAGGCTGATGGTTTTAATATACAAGATATTGTTGGAATGAAGGCTTCTGTATTAGATTCACCTTCTGCAGGTGATTGGCCTGACTTGGTAATGATAGATGGTGGAAAAGGACAACTTTCTGCTGCCATTGATGCTTTGACTGAGTTAAATCTACATGAAGATATAAATATTTGCTCTTTAGCAAAGAAAAGAGAAGAGGTGTTTATTCCATATAGGAAAAGTCCTGTTAATACTTCAAAAGATACTCCTGCCTTATTAGTATTAAGAAGATTACGAAATGAAGCACATAGATTTGCTGTGACATTTCACAAACAACAAAGAAGTAAGAGAATGACCAGGTCTGAATTAAATAATATTCCTGGAGTAGGCCCTAAGAGGATAAAACAATTACTTGCTTATTTTAAGTCCGTAGAGGCTATTCAAATGGCCAAAATTAAGGACTTAAATAGTGTACCTGGATTAGGAGATTCGGTAGCTTGTAGTATATGGGATTATTTTAATAAAGAATAA
- a CDS encoding flavin reductase family protein, which yields MSLNLEAKKVLLRKIPHGLFICGIRDGDEINGFTASWVTQGSFDPPLVVMGVRSDGSSHEIIQRTRIFSLNVLRADQKDLAAVFFKPQKGLGGRFDSTKYSFGEMGLPILDECIGAIECEIVGDVKKGDHTVIVAEVKSAKLIKDTDPLILSSTGWNYGG from the coding sequence ATGTCCCTCAATTTGGAAGCCAAAAAGGTCTTATTAAGAAAAATCCCTCATGGTTTGTTTATTTGCGGTATTAGAGATGGAGATGAAATCAATGGATTCACGGCCAGTTGGGTAACTCAAGGTTCTTTTGATCCACCATTGGTTGTAATGGGAGTTAGGTCAGACGGATCTAGCCATGAAATTATTCAAAGAACAAGGATTTTTTCGCTAAATGTTCTTCGAGCAGATCAAAAGGATCTTGCTGCTGTTTTCTTTAAACCGCAAAAGGGATTAGGAGGGCGTTTTGATTCAACGAAATATAGTTTTGGTGAAATGGGGCTTCCCATTCTAGATGAATGTATTGGAGCTATTGAATGTGAAATTGTTGGTGACGTTAAGAAGGGAGATCATACTGTTATCGTTGCTGAAGTTAAGTCTGCAAAATTAATAAAAGATACTGATCCTTTAATACTTTCTTCTACTGGTTGGAATTATGGAGGTTAA
- the coaD gene encoding pantetheine-phosphate adenylyltransferase, which yields MKALYPGSFDPFTNGHLDLVKRSCDLFGNVLIAVLKNPSKLPTFNLERRIEHISEATKELKHVQIISFEGLTVDCAKDNSVDLIIRGLRAMSDFEYELQIAHTNRSLNSDYETVFLATETHYSFLSSSVVKEVARFGGDTTQMVPRIVSEDLKKTFER from the coding sequence ATGAAAGCTCTGTATCCAGGAAGTTTCGACCCTTTTACTAATGGACATTTAGACCTCGTCAAAAGAAGCTGTGATCTTTTTGGCAATGTTTTAATAGCTGTTTTAAAAAATCCCTCTAAGCTTCCTACCTTTAACCTAGAGAGGCGTATAGAACATATTTCCGAGGCAACAAAAGAGCTGAAACATGTTCAAATCATCAGCTTCGAAGGACTTACTGTGGATTGTGCAAAAGATAATTCAGTTGATTTAATAATTAGGGGTCTAAGAGCTATGAGCGATTTCGAGTATGAACTGCAAATAGCACATACAAATAGATCATTAAATTCCGACTATGAAACAGTTTTTCTTGCGACAGAAACACACTATAGTTTTCTAAGTAGTTCAGTTGTTAAAGAAGTAGCAAGATTCGGAGGCGACACTACACAAATGGTTCCGAGGATTGTTTCTGAAGATCTTAAGAAAACCTTCGAAAGATAG
- a CDS encoding D-alanyl-D-alanine carboxypeptidase, whose amino-acid sequence MYKKLVAIISLSLLCIVISKKIKFYLITNYQFTKSYNKIFNSTKKKNICVELQSDLDKATDDIKKNISLSVLNSNGELISVVNGQVPMIPASNQKLISTAYSLYRLGPNYKIRTLIKESDRGSLHIIGNGDPDLDIIHIKKFASSIYDYYTKNKLNSINIILHETKDLSWWPLGWTSNDKAEAYGAPITKLALKSNSDTFNSEKPISNFKYVLVDQLSNLNVPANVDISHSSVSNYRLKYRTIDYVESSPLYALLALANSESHNFTSEILLRNALNKWHLRNTNHLINWLRFLDVDVTGFSSYDASGLSRLNRVTTNGIVQLLWKMNNSSYSKYYSSSFSLYGVRGTLQNLNYDKYLSGHFLGKSGTLDNVKAISGIIDISEEPVYISIIFNGINYDQGIISSLLTIIASNNKCNY is encoded by the coding sequence ATGTATAAGAAGTTAGTAGCAATTATTTCGTTATCTTTATTGTGTATCGTTATAAGCAAAAAAATAAAGTTCTATTTAATTACAAACTACCAATTTACTAAATCATATAACAAAATATTTAATAGTACTAAGAAAAAGAATATTTGTGTTGAGTTACAAAGCGATTTAGATAAAGCTACTGATGATATAAAAAAGAATATAAGCCTTAGTGTATTAAATTCTAATGGAGAATTAATCTCAGTTGTAAATGGACAGGTTCCAATGATACCAGCATCCAATCAGAAACTTATATCTACGGCTTATAGTTTATACAGATTAGGTCCAAATTATAAAATAAGGACTCTTATAAAGGAATCAGATAGGGGATCATTGCATATTATTGGCAATGGAGATCCAGATTTAGATATAATACATATAAAAAAATTTGCTTCTTCTATATATGATTATTATACCAAGAATAAATTGAATTCTATTAATATAATACTCCACGAAACTAAAGATTTAAGTTGGTGGCCTTTAGGTTGGACCAGTAATGATAAAGCAGAAGCATACGGAGCACCTATAACTAAGCTAGCCTTGAAAAGTAATTCAGACACTTTTAACAGTGAAAAGCCAATAAGTAATTTTAAATATGTTCTAGTTGACCAGCTCAGTAATCTAAATGTTCCAGCAAATGTTGATATTTCTCACTCTTCTGTATCTAACTATAGGCTTAAGTATAGAACAATAGACTATGTTGAATCATCACCTCTGTATGCTTTACTAGCTCTGGCAAACTCTGAAAGTCATAATTTTACATCAGAAATCCTTTTACGTAATGCTTTAAATAAATGGCACTTAAGAAATACAAATCATTTGATAAATTGGTTAAGATTTCTTGATGTCGATGTTACTGGATTCAGTAGTTATGATGCTAGCGGATTGTCAAGGCTAAATAGAGTTACAACCAATGGTATTGTCCAATTGTTATGGAAAATGAACAATAGTAGTTACTCTAAATATTATTCATCTTCATTTTCATTGTATGGTGTTAGAGGTACATTACAGAACCTAAATTACGATAAGTATTTGTCTGGACACTTTCTTGGGAAAAGTGGAACGTTAGATAATGTAAAAGCAATAAGTGGAATCATTGATATAAGTGAAGAACCAGTTTATATAAGCATTATCTTTAATGGTATAAACTATGATCAAGGTATAATCTCTTCTCTATTAACAATTATAGCTAGTAATAATAAATGCAATTACTAG
- a CDS encoding DUF1995 family protein encodes MKRLLPECLFEAENLLHHSIIQSITNNSHKYFSVNLLFQNLRLNPIIYRLFEYLKNRNIEAYILYADEGSTALAKRDFPNLVESIFSYNRFEKDLPTLTNKNVVIAVSPQPYDFEQFKKICESFEGKIIMFNGKLEDTAVGIGNVGRERRKDFIFSWEKIFWLQPLSNGAIMKLYGAKWELFALDEDGYRYNNSFENKPDEETILESIQTN; translated from the coding sequence ATGAAAAGACTTCTTCCTGAATGTTTGTTTGAAGCAGAAAATTTGCTACATCATTCAATTATTCAATCCATAACTAATAATTCACATAAATATTTTTCAGTTAACCTTTTATTCCAAAACCTTAGACTAAATCCAATTATTTATAGATTATTTGAATACCTTAAGAATAGAAATATTGAAGCATATATCCTTTATGCTGATGAAGGATCAACTGCCTTAGCTAAAAGAGATTTTCCCAATCTAGTAGAATCTATCTTTTCTTATAATAGATTTGAGAAAGATCTTCCTACCTTAACTAATAAAAATGTTGTTATAGCTGTTAGTCCTCAACCCTATGATTTCGAACAATTTAAAAAAATATGTGAGTCTTTCGAAGGAAAAATAATTATGTTTAATGGAAAATTAGAAGACACAGCTGTAGGTATAGGTAATGTTGGTAGAGAGCGAAGAAAGGACTTTATATTTTCATGGGAAAAAATCTTCTGGCTGCAACCTCTTAGCAACGGGGCAATTATGAAATTATATGGGGCTAAATGGGAGCTCTTTGCACTTGATGAAGATGGATATAGGTATAATAATTCATTTGAAAATAAGCCTGACGAGGAAACTATTTTAGAATCTATTCAAACGAATTAA
- a CDS encoding cysteine desulfurase family protein produces MNIKNNLYLDACSTTPMSKDVIDEINNINLNYFGNPSSIHTNGVEASTILESSRMSISTILNSRIEEIIFTSGATESINLAIKGITENMKTGRIITSRVEHPAVELAVNSLRKLGWDIDYLPVDINGNFKIEYLDKLLRPPTSLVSLIWGQSEIGTVEPINTVGKLCKERNIIFHADATQILPNSLINFRDLPVDMVSISGHKFRGPKGIGLLLVKSNLISQICSQHYGGGQESGLRSGTEAISLIAGMKVAIEKLENNIYYSDQKTFFKSSKVSQITRNLTRTLCNINGVKLFGNDHSFNRLPNHISLILENKNGNPISSRDFVRKMSDNGVSISSGTACSNGSSKASQALLATGLDQKYINSIIRLSLGNWIQLDDIQQILYKFEKTLYNF; encoded by the coding sequence ATGAATATAAAAAATAATCTATATTTAGACGCATGTTCGACAACTCCTATGAGTAAAGATGTCATTGATGAAATTAATAATATAAACTTAAATTATTTTGGTAATCCTTCGAGCATTCACACTAATGGAGTTGAGGCATCTACTATTCTTGAGTCTTCACGAATGTCTATATCGACTATTCTAAACTCAAGAATAGAAGAGATTATATTTACATCAGGAGCTACCGAATCAATTAACTTAGCTATTAAGGGTATAACAGAAAATATGAAAACGGGAAGAATTATTACAAGTAGAGTAGAACATCCTGCAGTTGAATTAGCGGTTAATAGTCTTCGAAAATTAGGCTGGGATATTGATTATTTACCAGTTGACATAAACGGTAATTTTAAAATTGAGTATTTGGATAAGCTTTTAAGACCTCCTACATCATTAGTTTCTTTAATTTGGGGACAAAGCGAAATTGGAACTGTTGAGCCTATAAATACCGTAGGAAAACTTTGCAAAGAAAGAAATATAATATTTCATGCTGATGCAACTCAAATACTACCCAATTCATTAATTAACTTTAGAGATTTACCTGTAGATATGGTAAGTATTTCTGGCCATAAGTTTAGAGGGCCAAAGGGTATAGGCCTCCTGCTAGTTAAATCGAATTTAATAAGCCAAATTTGTTCTCAGCATTATGGAGGTGGTCAAGAATCTGGCTTACGATCTGGAACAGAAGCGATATCTCTGATAGCAGGAATGAAAGTAGCCATTGAAAAACTTGAGAATAATATTTACTATTCAGACCAAAAGACATTTTTTAAATCATCCAAAGTCTCTCAAATTACACGAAATCTCACAAGAACTTTATGTAATATAAATGGAGTCAAGCTTTTTGGTAATGATCACTCCTTCAACCGATTACCTAACCATATCTCACTAATACTTGAAAATAAAAATGGTAATCCTATCTCCTCTAGAGATTTTGTAAGAAAGATGTCAGATAATGGTGTAAGCATCAGTTCTGGAACAGCATGTAGTAACGGGTCTTCTAAGGCGAGTCAAGCATTACTTGCAACAGGTCTTGATCAAAAATATATAAATTCGATAATAAGATTAAGTTTGGGTAATTGGATCCAATTAGATGATATTCAACAAATTCTATATAAATTTGAAAAAACACTCTACAATTTCTAG
- the dapF gene encoding diaminopimelate epimerase — translation MNQLELSKYQGIGNDFLLFDGRNNPDFEALLDSTVVQRICDRKFGLGADGLIIAMNSNSCDFRMRIINSDGSEPEMCGNGIRCLVKYILDSDTTSNKNYSYKIETIAGVIEAEYKSNDLITVNMGRPYLEPYKIPTTLPLNNIGIPCGEFIDQENRFKIYSVGMGNPHLITYIEQEGDIDINKYGEILEKNKYFPQKTNVHFVKVNSAKSFNMYTWERGCGITFACGTGACACAVASNLLGYCDDKVRVNLLGGVLDISWNGSNSSVYMTGPAKHVYKAWLNLEDIL, via the coding sequence ATGAATCAGCTTGAATTATCTAAATATCAAGGAATAGGTAATGACTTTCTATTATTTGACGGAAGAAATAATCCCGATTTTGAAGCCTTACTTGATTCGACAGTAGTCCAAAGAATATGTGATAGAAAGTTTGGCTTAGGAGCCGATGGTTTGATTATTGCAATGAATTCAAATAGCTGTGATTTTAGAATGAGAATTATAAATTCTGATGGATCTGAACCAGAAATGTGTGGGAATGGTATCAGGTGTCTCGTAAAATATATTCTAGATAGTGACACTACTTCTAATAAAAATTATAGCTATAAAATAGAAACTATTGCTGGAGTAATAGAAGCGGAATATAAATCTAATGATCTTATTACAGTTAATATGGGGAGACCATATCTTGAGCCTTATAAAATTCCAACAACTTTGCCACTTAATAATATTGGTATACCATGTGGCGAATTTATAGATCAAGAGAATAGATTTAAAATATATTCTGTTGGTATGGGTAATCCACATTTAATTACTTATATTGAACAAGAAGGTGATATAGATATAAATAAATATGGAGAAATATTAGAGAAGAATAAATATTTTCCGCAGAAGACTAATGTTCATTTTGTTAAGGTAAATAGTGCTAAAAGTTTTAATATGTATACATGGGAGCGTGGATGTGGAATTACTTTTGCTTGCGGAACCGGAGCTTGTGCCTGTGCAGTGGCTTCAAATCTGCTAGGTTATTGCGATGACAAGGTTCGAGTAAATCTTTTAGGAGGCGTGTTAGATATAAGTTGGAATGGCTCAAATTCTAGTGTTTACATGACTGGACCAGCTAAACATGTTTATAAAGCTTGGTTAAATTTAGAAGATATTTTATAA
- the leuS gene encoding leucine--tRNA ligase: MKDTKSNSSPSDHNSDRYNHQKIEAHWQSQWEKDELYETLDPLPNQKCFYALSMFPYPSGTLHMGHVRNYVITDVIARYQRMSGAAVLHPMGWDSFGLPAENAAIERGVDTAEWTERNIKQMKSQLNRLGLSIDWNKEITTCDPNYYKWTQYIFLKLHKSGLAYQKKANVNWDPIDQTVLANEQVDSEGKSWRSGAVVEQRELNQWFLGITKYGDQLLEGLSDLKGWPDRVKLMQSNWIGQSKGLQIEFTLASKTHSKINVFTTRPDTLFGVTYLVLSPNYQNIKDFTSDDKLEELKEFILKSNKLSEIDRNSENRVKNGMFLGHKVVNPVNGEIIELWTGDYVLSGYGTGAVMGVPAHDQRDYLFATKYNLPIKYVVKNNTVELDTNKPYLEEGILINSNEFTGKKSLEAKKLIRDYGIRNGWANEKIEYKLRDWLISRQRYWGCPIPIINCTKCGQVRVPDADLPVLLPKNIKLTGKGHSALNDNEEWINVKCPKCSNQAKRETDTMDTFMCSSWYFLRYVDSLNKNSPFDKEKVNKWLPVNQYVGGIEHAILHLLYSRFITKALKSAGIVDINEPFDNLLTQGMVQSITYKNRINNKYIPIKDIKDINNPIDPNTGEKLDVMYEKMSKSKYNGIDPAEVIDKYGADTARMFILFKAPCEKDLEWEDSDVEGQFRFIQRIYSLIKEYSMSNELDFSNTSDIFTNKYLDNISDIDKEMRSYVHTAISNITNNLEDLKLNTAISQLMILSNKLKELNESISRPIAKEGIEVLLKLLSPFAPHLSEQIWKEYRGEGSIHLQNWPKVDQKALQKDTYELVIQINGKVRAKQHVSKKLNEIELEELSLRSDHVKKWLEGKSIKRTIVVPGKLVNIVI, translated from the coding sequence GTGAAGGATACAAAATCCAATTCGTCGCCTTCTGATCATAACTCAGATCGATATAACCATCAAAAGATAGAAGCTCATTGGCAGAGTCAATGGGAGAAAGATGAACTATATGAAACATTAGATCCTTTACCTAATCAAAAATGCTTTTACGCCCTTTCAATGTTTCCTTATCCATCAGGGACATTGCATATGGGACATGTTCGCAATTATGTCATTACTGATGTAATAGCAAGGTACCAAAGAATGTCTGGAGCAGCAGTACTTCACCCCATGGGCTGGGATTCATTTGGCCTACCAGCGGAAAACGCAGCTATTGAAAGAGGAGTGGATACAGCGGAATGGACAGAAAGAAATATAAAACAAATGAAAAGTCAATTAAATCGTCTAGGTCTATCAATAGATTGGAATAAAGAAATCACAACATGTGACCCTAACTATTATAAATGGACACAATATATCTTCTTAAAACTACACAAAAGTGGATTAGCATATCAGAAGAAAGCAAATGTTAATTGGGATCCAATAGATCAAACTGTATTAGCTAATGAACAGGTTGATTCAGAAGGAAAATCCTGGAGATCTGGAGCTGTTGTAGAACAAAGAGAATTAAATCAATGGTTTTTAGGTATAACAAAATACGGAGATCAGTTACTAGAAGGATTATCTGATTTGAAGGGTTGGCCAGATAGAGTTAAATTAATGCAATCAAATTGGATAGGGCAATCAAAAGGTCTTCAAATTGAATTTACCTTGGCATCCAAAACTCATAGCAAGATTAATGTATTTACTACTAGACCTGATACATTATTTGGCGTAACTTATCTTGTCCTATCTCCTAATTACCAAAATATTAAAGACTTTACATCTGATGATAAATTAGAAGAGTTAAAAGAGTTTATATTAAAGTCTAATAAACTTAGTGAAATAGATAGAAATTCAGAAAATAGAGTTAAGAATGGAATGTTCCTAGGACATAAAGTAGTAAACCCTGTAAATGGCGAAATTATTGAACTTTGGACTGGAGACTATGTTTTGTCTGGTTATGGAACAGGAGCTGTTATGGGTGTACCAGCTCATGACCAAAGAGATTATTTATTTGCGACAAAGTATAATCTTCCGATAAAGTATGTTGTTAAGAATAATACTGTAGAATTAGATACAAATAAACCATATTTAGAAGAAGGTATTCTTATAAATTCAAATGAGTTTACTGGTAAGAAATCACTAGAAGCAAAAAAATTAATTAGAGACTATGGAATAAGGAATGGATGGGCCAACGAAAAAATAGAATATAAGTTAAGAGATTGGTTAATTTCTAGGCAAAGATATTGGGGATGTCCAATTCCAATTATTAATTGTACTAAGTGTGGGCAAGTAAGAGTACCAGACGCCGATTTACCTGTATTATTACCCAAAAACATAAAATTAACTGGTAAAGGTCATTCTGCTTTAAATGACAATGAAGAATGGATAAACGTTAAATGTCCTAAATGCTCAAATCAAGCAAAAAGAGAGACTGACACTATGGATACATTTATGTGCTCGTCGTGGTATTTTCTGAGATATGTAGACTCTCTAAATAAGAATAGTCCATTCGACAAAGAGAAAGTTAATAAATGGCTTCCTGTCAACCAATACGTTGGAGGTATTGAACATGCCATATTACATCTTTTGTATTCCAGGTTTATAACAAAAGCACTTAAAAGCGCTGGCATAGTTGATATTAATGAACCATTTGATAATTTACTGACACAAGGAATGGTACAAAGTATAACGTATAAAAATAGAATTAATAACAAGTATATTCCTATAAAAGACATAAAGGATATAAACAACCCAATCGATCCAAATACTGGTGAAAAGCTAGATGTTATGTACGAGAAAATGTCAAAATCTAAATATAACGGTATTGATCCTGCAGAAGTTATTGATAAATATGGAGCTGACACAGCTAGAATGTTTATATTGTTCAAAGCTCCATGTGAAAAAGACTTAGAGTGGGAAGATTCAGATGTTGAAGGCCAGTTTAGGTTTATTCAAAGAATTTATTCACTAATTAAAGAGTATTCAATGTCTAATGAATTAGATTTCTCTAACACCTCAGATATATTTACAAATAAATACCTAGATAATATTAGTGATATAGATAAAGAGATGAGAAGTTATGTTCATACTGCTATTTCAAATATTACTAACAATCTAGAAGATCTAAAACTTAATACAGCGATTTCACAATTGATGATATTAAGTAATAAATTAAAAGAGTTAAATGAATCTATTAGCAGACCTATAGCCAAAGAAGGTATAGAAGTCCTTTTAAAACTACTTTCACCTTTTGCTCCTCATCTATCTGAGCAAATATGGAAAGAATATCGAGGTGAGGGAAGTATTCATTTACAAAATTGGCCTAAAGTTGATCAAAAAGCTCTTCAAAAAGACACATATGAATTAGTAATACAGATAAATGGAAAAGTAAGAGCAAAGCAGCATGTATCCAAAAAACTTAATGAAATTGAGTTAGAAGAATTATCATTAAGATCTGATCATGTAAAGAAATGGTTAGAAGGTAAATCCATTAAAAGAACTATTGTAGTCCCAGGTAAACTTGTAAATATTGTTATTTAG